A section of the Telopea speciosissima isolate NSW1024214 ecotype Mountain lineage chromosome 3, Tspe_v1, whole genome shotgun sequence genome encodes:
- the LOC122655168 gene encoding uncharacterized protein LOC122655168 — MAPLKSLGPDGLPPTFFQNYWDMVKDDLYFLVSDFINTGHIPRELNRTYICLIPKVSAPESVDQFRPISLCNIAIKIITKVVADRLHGALDHIIAPSQSAFIKGRLISDNILVAHEMFHYIKKQKQGKEKFLVLKLDMRKAYDRLEIFILCSQALTAIIRHAESDGNLHGIRVRHRGDPITHLLFADDCLLFARVNLQEINCLKDCLDLYCKATGQSVNLQKSSFTYSPNTHDRFKRWFLRILKVQYGDGPSKYWGLPMDFGVSKKFVLMR, encoded by the coding sequence ATGGCCCCTTTGAAATCACTAGGCCCAGATGGATTGCCACCAACCTTCTTTCAAAATTATTGGGATATGGTGAAGGATGATCTTTACTTTCTTGTGAGTGATTTCATCAACACAGGTCATATTCCAAGGGAATTAAACAGGACATATATCTGCCTCATCCCAAAGGTGAGCGCCCCTGAGTCTGTCGACCAGTTCAGACCGATAAGCCTTTGCAACATAGCAATCAAGATCATAACAAAGGTGGTGGCTGACCGTTTGCATGGAGCACTGGATCACATAATTGCACCATCCCAATCAGCTTTTATTAAGGGCCGTTTGATCTCGGACAATATCTTGGTGGCGCATGAAATGTTCCACTATATAAAGAAGCAAAAGCAAGGGAAAGAGAAGTTCCTAGTTCTGAAGCTTGACATGCGGAAGGCGTATGATAGGCTCGAAATTTTTATCTTATGCTCTCAAGCCCTTACAGCCATTATTAGGCATGCAGAATCGGATGGTAATCTCCATGGAATTAGAGTGAGACATAGGGGTGACCCTATTACCCATCTCCTGTTCGCAGATGATTGCTTGCTTTTTGCTAGAGTTAATCTACAGGAAATCAATTGCCTCAAAGATTGCCTGGATTTGTATTGTAAAGCGACAGGCCAATCAGTTAATCTGCAGAAATCAAGTTTCACCTATAGTCCGAATACCCATGATCGATTCAAGAGATGGTTCTTAAGAATCCTTAAAGTCCAATATGGGGATGGTCCTTCAAAATATTGGGGCTTACCTATGGACTTTGGTGTCTCAAAAAAGTTTGTTTTGATGAGGTAA